The proteins below are encoded in one region of Rhodothermales bacterium:
- a CDS encoding O-antigen ligase family protein, whose protein sequence is MLLARIERDPDQLDRLGRFVLWAGFGIALILLLVGSVTMAEGIWPVPVLLAASLVGLALFAREGSNLWITIALFVLILDYEAGLQLTEVVYGLYFAAFLGLWYGKRFYIGGNRFITDPVDLAVAAYLMIALASVTWAVFFGAKPKVIAGEMLVLLMMAFYFPVKEACARNPERALKALVLVVAWLGVFVFLRNALTYRSALASAEQLYEITKGRVALNEVLQLVPALGALVFFLFSDQRRDKLVALALFLVFFIGTIITQSRGYWAAFGVGAIVLFLLIENRHRLRLIVLGATGVLSVLVLGFLFFPGIIDLIVAGLVGRLLSLSTSFTDDISMVNRMYETAAVWNNIKVNPILGYGIGTEFDYFSLIEDKTARYAFVHNAYAGVWYKYGIIGITAVLVLLVRGIVLGTRLFRSAGASPLVRSVGLIVAICLIAEMLVANTSNPFLIADGTLIIAVLAAAAAGCTEYIRRTDPIPATTPETDG, encoded by the coding sequence ATGCTGCTCGCTAGAATTGAAAGGGATCCGGACCAACTCGATCGACTCGGTCGATTTGTGCTCTGGGCCGGCTTTGGAATCGCGCTGATTCTGCTGCTCGTCGGCAGCGTCACAATGGCTGAGGGAATCTGGCCGGTGCCGGTGCTACTGGCAGCATCTCTTGTCGGTTTGGCCCTCTTCGCGCGCGAAGGGTCGAACCTCTGGATCACCATCGCGCTTTTCGTCTTGATTCTCGACTACGAGGCGGGATTGCAGCTCACGGAGGTGGTGTATGGACTGTACTTCGCCGCCTTTCTCGGTTTGTGGTACGGGAAGCGTTTCTATATCGGCGGCAACCGATTCATCACGGACCCCGTAGATCTCGCTGTCGCTGCATATTTGATGATCGCACTCGCCTCCGTCACCTGGGCCGTGTTCTTCGGGGCGAAACCGAAAGTGATTGCCGGCGAGATGCTCGTCCTGCTGATGATGGCCTTCTACTTCCCCGTCAAGGAGGCCTGCGCTCGCAATCCCGAGCGCGCTCTCAAAGCCCTGGTTCTGGTAGTCGCGTGGCTCGGAGTGTTCGTGTTTCTCCGAAACGCACTCACTTATCGATCCGCACTGGCCTCCGCCGAACAGCTCTACGAGATCACCAAAGGACGCGTCGCACTGAATGAGGTCCTGCAGTTAGTGCCTGCACTCGGCGCGCTTGTTTTCTTTCTGTTTAGCGACCAACGCAGAGACAAACTTGTCGCTCTGGCGCTCTTTCTGGTCTTCTTCATTGGCACCATTATTACCCAGAGCCGCGGCTACTGGGCAGCTTTTGGCGTCGGCGCCATCGTCCTCTTTCTTCTGATCGAAAACAGGCACCGGCTTCGCCTGATTGTGCTCGGCGCCACGGGCGTCTTGAGCGTGCTTGTGCTCGGATTCTTGTTCTTTCCCGGGATCATCGACCTCATAGTTGCCGGACTCGTCGGCCGCCTTTTGTCGCTGTCCACATCGTTTACGGACGATATCTCCATGGTCAACCGCATGTATGAGACGGCGGCGGTCTGGAATAACATCAAAGTCAATCCGATTCTCGGCTACGGGATCGGGACCGAGTTCGATTACTTTAGTCTGATCGAGGACAAGACGGCTCGATACGCGTTCGTGCACAACGCCTACGCTGGCGTGTGGTACAAGTACGGTATCATCGGTATCACCGCCGTTCTTGTTCTGCTCGTACGTGGCATAGTTCTGGGCACAAGACTCTTCAGGTCTGCAGGCGCGTCGCCGCTCGTCCGGAGTGTGGGACTCATTGTCGCGATTTGTCTGATCGCTGAGATGCTCGTCGCGAATACATCGAATCCTTTCCTCATCGCCGACGGAACGCTCATTATTGCGGTGCTCGCGGCGGCTGCAGCCGGTTGTACTGAGTACATCCGGCGGACCGATCCTATTCCCGCTACCACTCCAGAGACGGATGGCTGA
- a CDS encoding lipopolysaccharide biosynthesis protein has protein sequence MDDNRQKFDTGSTARQVDVWHALRTIYRRRRFIVTMTAIVGVLSIVISLLLPKWYQSSTRLLIPESGAGGGISAALLGDISSAAKSFLGSSVGDYTRYIAILTSRSVMERVANEFNLLAVYDLEDSKSPREDVVEMLRENTKITVDDEYEFLSVSILDKDPQRAADIANFMAAELNRVNGNLSSLNAAGFRKYVEQRYGAARAEHDSLLSMIQRFQEQYGVYDIEIQTEAFFGQIAGMRGRALELEIQYEALKRDLGEDNPKVKSLRNGVRSADLKYRQLLAGSERLFPVAQDSMPQVVRTYADIELQRIIQERILEVVAPVLEQARFSERSETEAVQIVDPAYPAERKARPLRSVIVVASTASALILSVLLVLLLDWWSRNYHTVWSRIVAPDETRPGGHAAR, from the coding sequence ATGGACGACAATCGACAGAAGTTCGATACGGGATCAACTGCACGTCAGGTCGACGTGTGGCACGCGCTGCGCACGATCTACAGGCGGCGACGGTTCATTGTGACCATGACGGCGATCGTCGGAGTGCTGTCGATCGTAATCAGCCTGCTGCTACCCAAGTGGTACCAGAGTTCGACGCGACTGCTCATACCCGAGTCGGGGGCTGGCGGCGGTATCTCTGCCGCACTGCTCGGCGATATTTCGTCGGCAGCAAAGTCCTTCCTCGGTTCGTCCGTCGGTGACTACACCCGCTACATCGCCATCCTGACAAGCCGCTCGGTGATGGAGCGCGTAGCGAACGAATTCAACCTTCTGGCAGTGTACGATCTCGAAGATTCAAAATCGCCCCGCGAAGACGTCGTCGAGATGCTGCGAGAGAACACGAAGATCACCGTCGATGACGAATACGAGTTCCTGTCGGTTTCGATTCTGGACAAAGACCCGCAGCGCGCAGCCGACATCGCGAATTTTATGGCCGCAGAGTTGAATCGAGTGAATGGCAACCTGTCTTCGCTCAACGCTGCGGGGTTTCGGAAATATGTCGAGCAAAGGTACGGAGCCGCCCGTGCGGAGCACGACTCCCTGCTGTCCATGATCCAGCGATTCCAGGAACAGTATGGAGTCTATGATATCGAGATTCAGACCGAGGCGTTCTTTGGCCAGATCGCAGGAATGCGTGGCCGGGCTCTCGAACTCGAAATCCAGTACGAAGCGCTGAAACGTGACCTCGGCGAGGATAATCCGAAGGTGAAGTCACTGAGGAACGGCGTTCGAAGCGCTGATCTCAAATACCGGCAGCTGCTGGCTGGAAGCGAACGTCTGTTCCCGGTTGCCCAGGACAGCATGCCACAGGTGGTACGCACGTACGCCGACATTGAACTTCAACGCATCATTCAGGAGCGGATACTCGAGGTCGTCGCACCCGTGCTGGAGCAAGCCCGTTTCAGTGAGCGCAGCGAGACCGAAGCCGTACAGATCGTCGACCCGGCATATCCCGCGGAGCGGAAGGCCCGCCCGCTGCGGAGTGTCATCGTCGTGGCGTCGACTGCTTCGGCGTTGATACTGTCCGTCCTGCTCGTTCTCCTGCTCGACTGGTGGTCCCGAAACTACCATACCGTCTGGTCACGAATTGTCGCGCCGGACGAAACGCGCCCAGGCGGACATGCTGCTCGCTAG
- the ispE gene encoding 4-(cytidine 5'-diphospho)-2-C-methyl-D-erythritol kinase has translation MRHLQRQAPAKINLGLHVKRKRADGFHEIETVFLRIGWSDRLTVVPAPELTITCSDPAIPVDDRNTCMKAARLLATQAGTTLGAHIELEKRVPYGAGLGSGSSDAATTLQLLVNLWGLEIREDVLMDVAASVGSDVPCFLKEPAAYAEGRGELLSDLKCGDGQAYEFPFTLVVVVPPIHVSSADAYRSVIPRDTRRPSLVSLVCTNDLALWRERLKNDFEASVLRRHAEIAAVKQQLMDLGAGYASLSGSGSAVYGVFESESTAELAAAAGVFAGMKVWHGTAG, from the coding sequence TTGAGGCACCTGCAGCGTCAAGCTCCGGCGAAGATCAACCTCGGCCTGCACGTCAAGCGAAAGCGAGCCGACGGTTTTCACGAGATTGAGACGGTTTTTCTGAGGATTGGCTGGTCTGATCGTCTGACGGTGGTGCCCGCTCCCGAACTCACGATTACGTGTTCTGACCCTGCGATTCCGGTCGACGACCGGAACACCTGTATGAAGGCAGCCCGACTGCTGGCGACACAAGCCGGCACCACGTTGGGGGCACACATTGAACTCGAGAAGCGTGTTCCATACGGTGCCGGCCTGGGCAGTGGTTCGAGCGACGCAGCCACGACGCTTCAGTTGCTTGTCAACTTGTGGGGCCTGGAAATCAGGGAAGATGTGCTGATGGACGTTGCGGCCTCGGTGGGATCGGACGTGCCGTGTTTCCTGAAGGAGCCCGCCGCGTATGCGGAAGGCCGCGGTGAATTGCTTTCAGACCTGAAGTGTGGAGACGGACAGGCCTACGAATTTCCGTTCACACTGGTCGTGGTGGTGCCGCCGATTCACGTGTCGAGCGCCGATGCGTACCGGTCCGTGATTCCTCGCGACACAAGACGGCCGTCGCTGGTGTCACTCGTCTGCACGAACGACCTCGCTCTCTGGAGAGAAAGGCTGAAGAACGACTTCGAGGCTTCCGTGCTGCGTCGGCACGCTGAGATCGCCGCCGTCAAGCAGCAGCTGATGGATCTCGGAGCCGGCTATGCGAGTCTGTCGGGCTCGGGCTCGGCTGTCTATGGCGTGTTCGAATCTGAGTCGACTGCTGAGCTGGCCGCCGCCGCCGGTGTCTTCGCCGGGATGAAGGTGTGGCACGGAACCGCAGGCTAG